The Bacteroidales bacterium genome has a window encoding:
- a CDS encoding DUF1828 domain-containing protein yields MNDILDYIRGSFNNRINIREKRPGVYQLILPLYHEDGDMVDIFIEEKNGDLVLSDYGMTLMRLSYSYEIDTPNKESIFQRILSENRLEEENGNIKYHSKKETIYSDIMHVTQTYMKIGSMRFFKREVIESLFYDLLNETITKELIDFKPKANVLPIPERDDLEVDYEFRPNGHPIYLFGVKDAAKARLATISCLEYQKANLNFRSFIVHDDFEKLSRKDRSRLTNACDKQFTSLDDFKINAKSFLEREKR; encoded by the coding sequence ATGAATGATATTTTAGATTATATAAGAGGAAGTTTTAATAACAGAATAAATATCCGAGAGAAAAGACCTGGTGTTTATCAACTTATTTTACCCCTTTATCATGAGGATGGTGATATGGTTGATATTTTTATTGAAGAGAAAAACGGTGATTTGGTTTTAAGTGATTATGGAATGACATTGATGAGATTGTCATACTCATATGAAATTGACACACCTAATAAAGAATCAATATTTCAACGTATATTATCAGAAAATAGATTAGAAGAAGAAAATGGAAATATTAAATATCATTCTAAGAAAGAAACGATTTATTCTGATATAATGCATGTCACTCAAACATACATGAAGATTGGTAGCATGAGATTTTTCAAAAGAGAAGTAATCGAAAGTCTATTTTATGATCTTCTGAATGAAACCATAACAAAGGAACTTATAGATTTTAAACCGAAAGCGAATGTGTTACCAATCCCTGAAAGAGATGATCTTGAGGTTGACTATGAATTTAGGCCAAATGGACATCCCATATATTTATTCGGGGTAAAAGATGCTGCCAAAGCAAGATTAGCGACTATAAGTTGTCTTGAATACCAAAAAGCTAACTTAAATTTTAGAAGTTTCATTGTACATGATGATTTTGAAAAACTTTCAAGAAAAGATAGGTCTAGGTTAACAAATGCCTGCGATAAGCAATTTACTTCATTAGATGATTTTAAAATAAATGCTAAATCATTTTTAGAGCGAGAGAAAAGGTAA